From Candidatus Nomurabacteria bacterium:
ACTGAATGATCGGCTTATCAATGATCGGCAACATTTCCTTCGGCTGCGATTTGGTAGCAGGAAGCAGACGAGTCCCCGAACCAGCAACAGCAATAACAGCTTTCGTAATATTCATAGAGTGGTCACATTATACTGCATCATGCCGAGCAGACAAAAGCCCCACTTGCAGGGGGCTTTGAAAACGTGCACGGTTACCTTACATTGCGCTTTTTTGTTTTTCCTTCAGATAGAGATAGCGAGCAGATTCACAGACTGCCATCGTTGCTAACGGTGGCCCCAAAAACACACTCGATCCCAACACTACCCATCCGGTCAATTCAAGCTCGATGAACCCAAATTGCCACATTACGACAACGAGCAAACCGACGGCCCAAGCCGCGATGATCATGAACCATAGCAGTATCACGTCGCCTGGCCGTAAGCGGATGTACCGGTTTGTGCTATGGAACACATACGTGATCCGTAACTTTGCATAAAGCATAACCATCGCATGAGCTGCCATTAACGGCAGATTCGTTAGCGCTTTCAAGGCATTCTCCTAAGTGATAACCTGCGACAACCATACAAGACAATACTAAAATTAACAACCCAGGCAGACAAAAGAAAAGCGGCCTGACATTTTGTCAGGCCGCTTTTCTTTTCTTGTTGCAGAGATACGTCAGCATTGGAATCAAGTACTTGAATCACTGGAGAATCTAAGACTCTAAGTTACAGCAGACAGCGAAACCGGTAAGACGGGGGTATGGGGGCATTGTTCTGAAAAGCAGTTATGTAATTACGGTGACAAATTCCTACTGTTCAAAGTAATCTCTCAGTACATTTTGATTACTACGATAGAGTGAGCTTAAGCGGGATTTATATAGAAGTAAAAATTAATTAAGTTTTTCACCTCTATTTTTCAAGAATTGCTCTACTGAAGCGACCGTATTTTTAGTAGTAGAACTAGAAAAATTATGTGATTTTACTGGATCAATTGCTTTTCCTAGAAATTCTTCATATTCAGCATCAAGTATTACATTTGGTTTGACTGATCGAATTTTTTCTAGAAATTCATGTAGCTTTTTGTCATTAAATCCATATTCGTTAATGGCTACATGTTTTAGATGGTCACCTTCCTCAACATACAACAACATTTTAATTCCAAAGCCCGGTATGACCATTCTTGGTACTCGTAATATATACTTAACTTCAGGCAAACGCACTTCAACTTTTTTGAATGAATCATGCCAATTAATAATGATGTTCATGTTGTCTACAATTTTTACGTACATATTGGTACTAAGAAGATAAACATAGACAGTAGCCACTATCATTCCTCCGACAACTGGTATTGCACCTTCCGTGAACAAGTGGCCTCTCTGAGCACCAACAACAGTAAAGAAACTGAATATTGCAACAACGAGCCAGAAAATGAACATTGACGGTTTATATACCTTTGTATTCATTACTTTATCCATAAATCTTAATTATCATCCCCGTCATCTCTTTCTAGAGATTTGTATGCTCCTATAGTAACACTCAGTTCAAATGTACCTTGTATAACCTGCCCGGCAAATCCAGCTTTATTACCAACAGGAGAAGTAGTCAATGCAGTTTCAAATAGGAATCCCGCCGTACCACCTGCACCAGATGCTCCAACTTGCGAGCCACTTACTTTTCCATCAAACAGGTAACTCTCTGCTGCGGCAGCAGCTGGTCCAACAACCAAAGGACCTGATTTTTTAATAGCGGCTGATCCCGCAGTTCCCATGCCAAACAGATAACTACTTCCAGATTCTAGTGGACCGCCGTCAAACGATCCATCCTGCTTATCAACGTATCCACTAAAGGCAGCATTTGAGATTCCAGTTACTGCAGCTGATCTGGCCATCTGAGTTGATATTGGAACACCAAGTTCTGGGGCAGCTAAAGTTAGAGCCGCCAAACCAGCTACTGTATAAACTGCTTGTGCCTGTGGTGAAGTAGCAGCGTTCACTGCAGTCTGTCCAGCTTGTTGATAACTCCTTGTCTCTCGACTGATGTACCCACCAGACAAGTTATCAACTCTTTGCATATTACCCCAGAACATTGCACTGCTTTCTCCATTTGGATCAAACTTGATCAACGGATTATTTTCAACATACGAGTAGCTATTCAGTTTCTGAGGATTGGTGAGTAGGTTTGGTTTATCTAATCTGATATGCAATGGGTCCTGAGAAGTGAAGCGTCCTGTATCGCCGGCGTAATACCTTGCTCCCATGTAGCTCAAATCCGTCTCATCATCGTACTCATGTCCCGTAAACCGCTTGGTCTGATTCTGGTTTCCATACTGAGCATCAATCCTTGTAGCTCCAAACGGGTAGTAATCGAGAACTTGAGCGGTGTAACCGATTCCGTCAGTTACCACCCTCGTTGAATTAAGATGGTCTAAGTGATTGTGGTATGTGAGTGCTCCTGCGCCACTTCCCTCCACAGTTGCTACTAACATGTCTCCAGCGTAAATATGCTTGGTAGTCGTCCCAGTATCGGTGATCTCGTAGTTAGCGAAAGGATAATAAGTCGTTCCTTCGGAAGTGATCTTGAAGACACGTGAGCCGTTGTGATCATATCCATAGCTGGTCGTAGCAGTTCCCTCATCTGATTCGACAAGCTGATTGCGGTAATTCCAAGTGTTTGTGGTACTAGCACTAGTAGACGCTAAGTTACCATTTTTATCGTAGGTGTACGTAACCCCGTTAATAGCTGTAGCGGCGTGAGGGTTGGCATACCCTGTTTCCGCATACGTATACGAACCTTGGTCAGATTTACTCAGGATGTTTCCGATTGGACTATACGTATATGTACGACTATACGGAGTAGTTGTAGCTAAGGTGGTAGAAGCACTGGTGAGACGATACAGATCATCGTAGCCATAGGTAGTAGTTGCAGAACTTACAACACCAGAGGAATCAGCGATTTGAGTAATATTTCCAACCGAATCGTATACATAGTTAACTCTTTGAACCACTTCATAAAGAGCGTATGGGTCAGTGCCTGTCGCCAGAACAAAAGTTGCTGTTGAAGTGCTCCAAATACCCTCTTCGTCCTCGTCATCCCAGAATTTAATTCTCCAGTAGTACAGTGTACTCGAAGCTAATGTTGAACCTCCGTAGGAAATACTAGGAGTTGTACTCCCTTGTGACGTAGTGGCGAGTGCTGTTTTACCACTGTCCCAAATTGTACTGCCAAACCCGCTATCATCATCAACTTGAATCTGATAGTTTACCGCTTGATCACCTGAATCAGGATCATTGTAAACTGCAGTAAATTCGGGTGCACTATCTGAAACGGCTGTTGGATTTGCGCTACCTTCTGTCTTAAGTTCTGTTGGTGATGTCGGTGCCTGATTGTTAAGTGTGTATTCAGCATACATCGTTAATCGAATACTTGAAACTTGTGTGGCAGTGAAGCTGCTTGGCCATCCTTCAAAGCTTCCTCCAGTCTCATACTTGTACGCGTTTGATACAGAGTCGTAGTAATCAACTGAAGGGATCTGAGGCCAATACATAATCCAATATGGAGTACTCCCTGTAACACTGAGATTGATATTACTACTAATCCAAGCAGGTGTAGTAGTTATAGTTTGATTCCCAGTATCAACTGCCAATCTTGAGTTTGGCGACCCACTTGAGTCCGAATAGATAGCAGTTCCAATCACAGTTGAACCGGACTTCTGTTTTCTTGTGTAAACCTTTATTGAACTAACTGTACCAGACTGTCCAGGAGTACCCTTAATGCCACCATAGTCTTTCCCTGAATGTACTGACAAACTCCCCCCGATTGAAGTATCTCCGAAGGTAGGGTCAACGAAAACTGGGTACTCAGCTGTGTCTAGAAATTCCTGTGGAACTGTGACTATCAACTCACCATCTACAATAGATAAAGCGCCCCATACTTCGTCACCACTCGAATCTGCAATCTTAGGTCTGTATATATGGAACACTTTTCCTGCACCATAATTAACCCCTCCAAGCACATGTCCACTCAACTCTTTGTGATAGACAGCGTATGATCCAACGATGTTCTCTGGCCTTTCTTTTCCTTCACCAATCTCCTCTTCTGTTAATTCAGGTTGATAGAAGAAATCAAGATTTTCATACCCACTTAAAGAGAATCTGAATTTGTTACTGTCAGGCTTTTCTGCTAAAACTACCTCGATCTCTAGACCTCCGTTTTCCATCTGTTCATCGCTAGACAAAGGATACACATGGACCTCCTTTGATTGATCTTGGTTCTTCCAGCGAATAAGATTTCCGGCACTGAAGTCTGCTTCTTGAATAGAAATGTCATTGTAACTGATTGAGAAGTCAACTTTTTCATTCCATTTTTTAAAACTCACTTCTGGTCGATTCTTTGCAACCTCAACTTCTAAACCATTTACCTTACTAAGAGCGAGTTTGCCTCCCAACTCTTTGAAATCAGCCTTGTCAGCCTTTGAATCAGAAACATAAGTTGCTCTCTTATCAATTTTGTTGATTTGACCAGCAGCAGTAGACTTGCTCTCTTTAGTCTGTTGGCTAACCACATCAATTACATTGCCACTTGAAGTAGAGGTTGTAGCAAAAACTACAGGGACTGTTGTTGTAGAAGTTGTTGATTTTTCTTGTACGATGTTAAGCCCGTCACTATTTCCTGTTTCTGAAACACCCCAAACTATCTCAGGATTTTCATCCGCCACTTGGCTTTCTCCTAAATCCAGATTGTCATGTGGAGATGTATCAGAAGAGATTGATCCTGAAGACAAAAGCTCAAAATCAGGAGAGTCTAGCAGCAGCATGATTTCGACCATTTCCTCACCAGGACCACCAGAACCAGCGGTAGAGGTTGCGGTGGTAACAATAGAGCTGAGGCGATACAACTCACTAGCATCATACGTCTTCGTTGTCGTAGCACCATTGCTGTGTACTTGCTGTGTAATCAAGTCATGTGGACCATACTCAAAGTTATTCACCACATCAGCAAACGAGCCCCCGCTTTCTCGTTGTTCAACCTTTTCAAGCTTATTGGCTTTATTATAGGTGTATCTGACCTCAGAGTCATCTGGATAAGTGAGTAGAGTTTGATTGCCTAATCGGTCGTATTCATATTCAGTTGCGTATTCAGTACCAGCAATAGTCTTTGTCTCAGTATCAATTAATCCGTTTGGTGTGTAGGTGTAGGTTGTGGTGGCGCTTTCGTTTGCAACAAAACATAGCTGTGAAGCACCATTGGTACAGTTATCGTAGACGTATGTCACGTCAGTATAGCCAGTACCGAGATAATCTTCCGTCAGTACCCGATTCACACCATCGTACGTGTAGTTCACCACTTGCCCCTTCGGGTCAGTGGTAGAAGACACATTGCCAGCATCGTCATAACTAAACAGCCATGTTCCGTAATCTGTGTCAGATGTATCATGCAAGTCTTCCAGTGAGGTGCGCCGAGACAAGCCGTCATAAGTCAGATTGCGAACATTGCCAGCAGCATCAGTTATCTTGATTAAGTCACCCCTTGCGTTCCAGTCGTAAACAGTATCGTATGAACTAACTCCTTCCTCTTCAGTAACTAGAGTTAGACGTCCATAGGCATCATACTCGAAGATCTTGTCATTGCTCGCTGCATCAGTAACTGTTTCTTGCCACTGGTCGTAGCTAGTGCTGGTAGTACCAACTACTGTCCCAACAGCCGTAATGCGAGCCAAAGCATCATAAACATAGCTCGTCATCAAATCTCCGTCGGTGGTAGCATTGGTGCTGGTAGTACCAGTACTGAAGTAAGGGAGAGACTCAGCCTTCAAGAGACCATTGTCGCCATATATATAGTCACGTACTGCGTACTGAGTACTTCCTTCAGCTTCGACTCTTTCTTGGATCACCTGACCAAAACCATCATAATAAGTGTATTTACTATGTGAAGTTGAACCGTCGAGGTAATCGGTCTGTTGCACACTTATCGCCCCAGCAGTATCAGTGTATGTATAAGCTGCAATTTGCACTTGGCTACCAGTCTGAGGGTCAGGCATATACTTCGCTGTTGGTCGACCAAAGCCATCATAGATAGTGACAAACACTTCTCCATTTGCGTTGGTAGTCGTACCTACCTGACCAGTACGATAATCATACTCATACTGAGTGTTGTGTCCTTCAGCATCAGTAGTTGAAGCAACGAATAGATTGTATGTGTCGTAAGCAAAAAGCGTGACGTTGCTATTAGGGTCGGTCTTAGTGAGAATGTTACCGTACGAATCATAAGTCAACTCTGTATCCACATAAGTGGAGCCAATAACCCAATCTTGTTGTTTGGTAAGATTTCCTGTCGTAACCGAACCGAGAGATTGATTGTCGTAGTAGTACCTAGATTCTTGAACCTTGGTGCTTGAGTCATCCTCAACCGTGATTTTGGATGGGAGTACCAAGTCACTGCTCGTTGCATATTCATAGGTAGTTTCGCGATCGTCGGTTCCAGTATCTGTAAAAGTACCGTCAGTACTACCGCTAACTTCTCCCCACTCTGTCTTGGTTAACATCGAGCCATGATCACCACTATATATATACGAATTAGCGGAGGCTTTCTTATCACTGTCGCCATCATAGTCGAGCTGCAAATCACTCTCAAGTTTGACAAAAGTGCTACTGCTACTAAGGGAGGACGTGGCGTAATTGTATCGATTTAGTTGATAAAGGTTATCTGAAAGGTCAGTCTTTTCAGTACGATACGCAACACCGAAGAGTGCTTCACCATCAATTTCTTCTTCTGATGACGTAGCGGCTTCATTCCCTTGATGGTAATACGTAATTTCTTTTCCTAAATCTGTAGTCTTTGTTACTTTACCGAAACCAACAAATCGATGGTCGTAAATGTCGTTCCGGTCTAAATAGTAGTATGCACCCTCATAGACATACTCATCTGTAGTTTCAGTAACTGACGATGTTTTGGTTACAGACTTTACAACCTGAAGTGAGATTGGAACTGTATTGTCTGTACTTGATTGCCAAAGTGGCTGATACTCGATAACTGTCGCGGTGTCAGACACAGGATCAGTTATTGTCGCGAGTCGGAAGTCAGGACCTGGATTCAAATATACACGCATGTTGGATGAGGTGTATTGATAGGCAATGTCGGCCAGGCCGTCACCGTTAAAGTCAGCTATACGAGCATTCAACCCATCAGAAACATCAGACGACAAGTAAATCGGTGACGGCAGGCCAGGGAAACTCGATATGGTTGCACCCCAACCCGTTCCCGTATTCAGGCTCACACTAAGAGCACTACTGCCGTATGTACTCTGAAACCCGTTCACCTTATCAGCTAGACCATCACCATTGAAATCAAAATACTGTTGGGTGATGCCGTTGTTGTGGTCGACGTAAGAAGAATGATCTAAAGACGTCTCATGTTCAAAACCCCCTCCACCACTATTAAGGTAAACCCACATCTGGCTGGTGGTGTACTGGTAAGCAATGTCAGCTAATCCATCACCGTTAAAGTCAGCTACTCGGGCGTTGTGGCCGTCCACCGTATCTGATGAAAAATACACCGTTGACGGCAAGCCTGACAGGAAACTCGATGATGCCGTTTCCCAACCCGTTCCCGTATTCAGGCTCACACTAAGAGCACTACTGCCGCTGTCACTCTGGAAAGCATTCACCTTATCAGCTAGACCATCACCATTGAAATCAAAATACTGTTGGGTGATGCCGTTACTACTATCAACATTCGCGGAATGGTTTAGTGATGATTCGTACTCAAAAGTATTTTCACCCGCGTTAAGGTAAACCCGCATCTGGCTGGTGGTGTACTGGTAAGCAATGTCAGCTAATCCATCACCGTTAAAGTCAGCTACTCGGGCGTTGTGGCCGTCTGGATCATCGGACGATAGATAGATTGGTGACGGCAAGCCAGGGAAGGTTGACGTTGCCCCAACCCATCCACTACCATTACCAAAAATCACTCCAAGTGCATTGCTACCATAGCTACTTTCGAACCCGTTCACTCTATCAACCAAACCATCACCATTGAAATCAAAATACTGTTGGGTGATGCCGTCATTATGATCAACATTCGCGGAGTGATTTAGAGCACTTTGATAGACCCAATCACCTGTACCTGCTCCATACTCAAACACGACAGCCGGCTTGGCCACATCAGTTGTTGGTGTAATGGAGTTTAACCGACCATCACTGTAAGACAGATCGTAAGTAGCAAACGTGTCACCGCTTTTTTTAACCTCTATCTTACTGATGTGATCCCCAGTATAAACTCGAAACCCTGACCTATAACTAATCCCACGTTTTGACGAACTCGCAACTGTAAATACTACGGTATACGGACCATAGGAAATGGTCGACGGATATAATTGCCCATCGCTATTAATATAGGTGTAGCTTATTTCATTTCCGTTACTATCAGTACTACTGGCGAGATACCATCTGTAGATACGATTCGGATCGTCTGGATCTGCCATATGGGAGGAGAAAATATGGGTAGTACCATCTTTATCTGTTGTCTCCCAGGTACTTTGATTTGGATGACTATATACTCGAAAATTACCAAAATCTACTTCGGGTCTGTAATCGCTGCCATCCGCAATCAATTCTCCATCTAAGGACGAAACAAAAACCGGATCATCATAAATCGTATTTACCCCCTTACGGCTTGAGAGACTAATGTATGGAATACTGTCCTTCCAAGCAGCACCATAAACACCAACCACATTCTCTTCATGTGAATTGTACAAAAGCGACACTGTTGGAGTATGTCCATTAACGCCCGGAGGCAAAGCAATTTCATACTGATAATCAAAAGCGCCAGAAGCATTGTCGTACGATGACCAAAGTGAGACTGGCTGGACGGCGTTTTGTGTTGTTCTCGCAGGATCGCCAACTACAAGTGAAGCATGAGCAAAAGGTATGTCACCAAATGGACCAATGAATAAAATGACCGCCAAGAATAAACTGGCGGTTTTAGTAAGAAACGGTTTGCGAATAGTGTTTTTGTAAGTCATGGGGAAATAATGACATAGTGTTGATAAACTATTTCTAAAATATCAGACAAAAAGTTTCCGGCCAAACACTGAAAAAGTGGACAAGTTGTGAATAACAAAAAGCTGGGCATGTACACCCAACCTTTTGTCATACTAAATTTGTTGCGGGGCCCGGAATCGAACCGGGGTCTGGAGGTTATGAGCCTCCCGAGGTACCTCTCCTCTACCCCGCTATATATTTTCTTCTTAATTGCCTTTTACAAAGCAATTAACCAACTCGTGGCGTGGGTAAGAAAATACACTATTTTTGAGCACTTGGCAAGTTAGGTTACCCCAAACTCGTTGAAAACACGTTGGTAGCGACCGATCGTTTCGTGTGCTAAACGCTTCGTCAGTACGAAGTCAGCTCCGTCATGTGCAATGCGGTTACGTACCTTGTGCGCTTCCCACGCATCATCAAGCGAGGATAGCTGACTTGAAGAAATGCTCTTTAGCCGTTCACCAAGAGAACTGCCGATATAGCCTCTCTGTTTCAAGACATCATCGAGAATGATATCAGCCTCAATGATCGCCAACTTCCAGTCATTTGGGTTATCGGAATCACTATGTTTTAAAACATCATCAAGACGACTCGCTCGGTGTTCACCGCGAAATTGTTCGGCATAAAGTTTTTCGTCATCGCGCAACTTTTGGATCTGCAGCCCAAGGTACAGATTCTTCTTGACCGATGCATACACATACAGCACCAAAAGAATGATCGAAAAGATGTACGCCAAGATCGTATACAATGACCAAAGCGAACTGATGAAATTCCAGAGCCCATCAAAGGGGATCGAACTAAAATCAACCGTACCAGCGCCAGTCCCACCAGACGGATCAACACCTAAAGACACCGCCGGAATAGTTGGAACGTCGGGCGAAGTAGTTGGTGTAATAATGTCAGGATCAATGTATGTGGCCATAGAACGCTACGCGCGCTCGTCGTACATGGTCTTGCCAACTGCAAAGAGACGAGCGTCACCACCGTGTGGTCCTATGTATTGTACCCCAACCGGTAGCTGCTTTCCGTCTTGTTCCACGGTTCCCATTGGGAAGGTGAGCGCCGGGACACCGGTCAGATTGACCGGCACCGTGAAGATATCTTGTTTGTACATCGCGATCGGGTCTTCTTGCTCACCAAACTTAAAGGCTGGCGTTGGCGCTGTCGGCGTGAGAATGATGTCTACTTTCTTGAAGACCTCATCGAGCTCCTGACGCATCTTCTTGCGAGCGAGTTCGGCCTTGCCATAGTACGCATCGTAGTACCCGGAAGAAAGTACGTGCGTGCCGAGCAAAATACGACGCTTCACTTCAGGACCAAAGCCCTTTGCGCGAGACAGTTCGTAGACATCGAGCAGTTCATCTCCGTCTTCTGAAAGACCGTATCGGATACCGTCGTAGCGAGCGAGGTTTGAAGACACCTCAGCTGGCATCACGATATAGTACGCCGCCAGCCCTTTTTCAAAGAGCGGCAGGTCGATATCGACCACCTTGTGTCCAGCTGTTTCGAGCTCCTTTGTGTGTGCCTCAAATGCTTCAAGGACTGACGCATCGACTCCTTCCTTGAGGAAGTTGCGCGGCACACCAAAAGTGTATGTTTCTTTTGCCGGGACCGCTGGATACGTATCGTCAGTGATCGTGGTAGCGTCCATCTTGTCGAGCCCTGCCATGGTCTCATGAACCAGCTCAGCATCTGCGACAGTGTTGGTAAGCGGCCCAGCTTGGTCGAGCGACGAACCCATTGCCATGAGTCCATATCGAGACACTGCGCCGTAGGTTGGCTTGAAACCAACCAAACCACAGTAGCTCGCTGGTTGTCGGATCGAACCGCCAGTATCAGTACCGATCGCGACCGGTACCGCACCCATAGCGACTGCCGCAGCAGAACCACCCGAAGAACCCCCAGGTACACGAGCAGTATCAACTGGGTTCTTGGTAGGACCAAAGGCAGAGTTTTCGGTTGATCCACCCATGGCGAATTCGTCGAGATTGGTTGCACCCACGATGATCGCACCAACTGCCTTAAGCTTCTCAATGATCGTCGCGTCGTACACCGCAGTGTAGTTCTCGAGTATCTTAGACGCTGCCGTTGCTTTGCGGCCCTTTACGAGAATGTTGTTTTTAATGGCAACCGGAATACCGAGGAGTGCCGGAGTATCAGCACCCTTCTCTTTGTAAGCTGTAGTCGCAGCTTCTGCTTCTTTGAGTGCATCTTCATACACAGCCAAGAATGCGTGGATTTCGCCATCTTTTTCTTTGATCGTATCAAGTGTCTTTTGCACCACTTCAGTTGGAGTAGTGTCGCCTGCTATGTACGCAGCGCGGAGTGTTGCTATCGTATCCATATTATTCATCAACTTGCAGGATCTTCTTCACCTTCATAAATCGACCTTCAGTCTTCGGCATTTCCGCCAAAATATCCTTGGTGTACTGGTCCGGCTCGTTGGTCACTTCATCCTTGCGAAATACGTTGTATCGCACCCCAACCTCCGGCGCAGCATCAGCTTCTTCGCCAGCAATATCACTCACGACACTAACGTACGCTACAATTGATGATAATTCCCCCGGTAGGCGCTCCATCTCCTCTTCAGTCAAACGAATGCGAGCGAGCGAGGCCAAATGCTCAATATCTTCTCGTTTCATGGGGCTAGCATACCACTCCTCACCCGAAAGTAAAATTACACTAGCTGTTGGAAATCTGTCTCAGAAAGAATTGTCACTCCCAGTCGTTCTGCTTCAGCAGCCTTGCTGCCTGGATCGGCACCTACTACAACATAGTCCGTCTTCTTCGAAACTGAAGAAGATATCTTGCCACCCATCTTTCTGATGATCGCCTTTGCTTCGTCGCGTGTCATTGACTCAAGAGTGCCAGTGAGCACAAACGTCTTGCCCGTTAGGGTGCCTGGTGTACCACTAAGGTCAGGATTTTCGATCGTCAGGTGTGGGAGCAGCTCTGCTAACACCTTTGCGTGCTGCTTGTCAGCAAACCAAGCAATGATCGAATCAGCAACCGTTTCACCGATACCGTGAATGGCGTCGATATCTTCGCGTGAGGCGCGCTTGATCGCTTCGAGGGAACCAAAATGCTCAGCGAGCAAGCGCGCCGTCTCCTCTCCCACGTTATCGATCGACAACCCTACCAGCAGTCGGTACAAAGGAACATTCCGAGCTTTGGTAATTGCCTCGATCACATTCTGTGCCGCTTTTTCCTTAAAGCCAGGTAAGTCTCGCACATCGCCTTCAGTGAGAGTAAATAAGTCTACATAGGTTGAAATGAGTCCGTACTCAAGTAGTGCATCAATGATCTTCGGACCAACACCATCTATATTGAGCGCACCCTTTGATACAAAATAGTACAAACGCTGCCGGTGGAGCACACCAGAATCTCTGAAAACACACCGATAAGCTGCTTCGCCCGGGATGCGCTCGATCGAGCCGTCACTGCCACATTCAGCCACTTTCTTAGGGAACTTGTATGGCTTCGCACCCTCTGGGCGAAGCGGCAGTACTACCGAGAGAATCTCTGGAATGATATCTCCTGCTTTGCGGAGCACCACCGTATCACCAACCCGAATATCGAGCTCCTTGATCCGATCTTCATTGTGAAGCGTCGCTCGCGATACCGTCGAGCCATCGATCAAAACTGGCTTCAAGTGCGCCACTGGGGTGATCACTCCAGTCCGACCGACTTGCAACATAATATCTTCGACCAAAGTGGTTGCTTCCTCTGCTGGAAATTTATATGCCATTCCAAAGCGTGGTGCCTTGGCGGTATAGCCAAGTACGCGCTGAATGG
This genomic window contains:
- the ligA gene encoding NAD-dependent DNA ligase LigA, giving the protein MAKQADRERLGKLRETVAYHRKRYHDEDAPEISDEAYDALLKELGELELQVEGRVSTAATVGGVVNEAFSKVTHRVRQWSFDNVFTEEELIDWDARLKRWLRDADRPQTEIEYVAEHKIDGLKLVIEYEAGKLVRCATRGDGVVGENVTHTASTIKTLPQTLKQPVDLICVGEVWLGEKEFARINAEREKNAEALFANPRNAAAGSLRQLDPAVAASRKLSLTVYDIDLFDVRDAVVTEPASQWEELQLLAQLGLPVSKDSKRCKSIAEVQEYYEVWTKKHNSLPYGVDGVVAKVNEVSIQRVLGYTAKAPRFGMAYKFPAEEATTLVEDIMLQVGRTGVITPVAHLKPVLIDGSTVSRATLHNEDRIKELDIRVGDTVVLRKAGDIIPEILSVVLPLRPEGAKPYKFPKKVAECGSDGSIERIPGEAAYRCVFRDSGVLHRQRLYYFVSKGALNIDGVGPKIIDALLEYGLISTYVDLFTLTEGDVRDLPGFKEKAAQNVIEAITKARNVPLYRLLVGLSIDNVGEETARLLAEHFGSLEAIKRASREDIDAIHGIGETVADSIIAWFADKQHAKVLAELLPHLTIENPDLSGTPGTLTGKTFVLTGTLESMTRDEAKAIIRKMGGKISSSVSKKTDYVVVGADPGSKAAEAERLGVTILSETDFQQLV